One window from the genome of Acinetobacter sp. LoGeW2-3 encodes:
- a CDS encoding Smr/MutS family protein translates to MSKHDSSLSKDQFNLLKQFKKQISNPQPRVEVEAPVVKTPEQEQADELELFRKQMQGVQKIDSGNIAKIEKTGKKKPDAQTLAKRAAAEGPMQTDETALSDTQAMLNPVGSQAALSYRIATLQHKVFEDFKAGNLRWYEAVDLHGCTVEEARVAVLQIIQMAKDENQNVIKIVHGKGPEAILKTYVNGWLRQHRDVLAFVSAPENQGGTGAVLVLLKRAEKNPKFKQ, encoded by the coding sequence ATGAGCAAACACGATTCTTCGCTTTCCAAAGATCAGTTTAATTTGCTAAAGCAATTTAAAAAGCAGATCAGTAATCCACAGCCGCGCGTTGAAGTTGAAGCACCTGTGGTGAAAACACCTGAACAGGAACAGGCTGATGAGCTTGAATTATTTCGCAAGCAGATGCAGGGTGTACAAAAAATCGATAGCGGCAATATCGCGAAAATCGAAAAAACCGGCAAGAAAAAACCGGATGCGCAGACACTCGCCAAACGTGCGGCTGCCGAAGGTCCGATGCAAACCGATGAAACTGCCCTTTCAGATACCCAAGCCATGCTAAATCCAGTCGGCAGTCAGGCTGCGTTGAGCTATCGTATTGCGACACTACAGCATAAAGTCTTTGAAGATTTTAAAGCAGGTAACTTGCGCTGGTATGAAGCGGTGGATCTGCATGGCTGTACCGTGGAAGAAGCGCGTGTTGCAGTGCTGCAAATCATTCAGATGGCAAAAGACGAAAACCAGAACGTAATTAAGATCGTACATGGTAAAGGTCCAGAAGCGATTTTAAAAACCTATGTGAACGGTTGGCTACGTCAACACCGCGATGTTTTGGCCTTTGTCAGTGCACCTGAAAACCAGGGTGGTACAGGCGCTGTGCTGGTTCTACTCAAGCGTGCGGAAAAGAATCCAAAGTTCAAACAGTAA
- the folE gene encoding GTP cyclohydrolase I FolE: MQQSYANILTAVGEDLNRPGLKDTPVRAAKAFSYLTSGYSQTLEEVTNNAVFPSDNHEMVLVKNIEFYSLCEHHLLPFYGRVHIAYLPEGRVLGLSKFARITEMFARRLQIQENLTQQIAEAVAEVTGARGVAVVIDSAHMCMMMRGVGKQESTTRTVSFVGDFKTNKEERREFLSAVPEAY; this comes from the coding sequence ATGCAGCAATCCTACGCAAACATTCTTACTGCCGTTGGTGAAGATTTAAATCGCCCTGGTCTCAAAGATACGCCCGTGCGTGCTGCGAAAGCATTTTCGTATTTAACTTCTGGCTATAGCCAAACGCTGGAAGAAGTGACCAATAATGCAGTATTTCCATCTGATAACCATGAGATGGTTTTGGTCAAAAATATCGAATTTTATTCACTGTGTGAACACCATTTATTGCCATTTTATGGTCGTGTACATATTGCCTATTTGCCAGAAGGCCGTGTTTTAGGTCTGTCTAAATTTGCACGTATTACTGAAATGTTTGCGCGTCGCTTGCAGATTCAGGAAAATCTGACTCAGCAAATCGCAGAGGCAGTGGCGGAAGTGACTGGCGCACGTGGTGTGGCTGTGGTAATTGATTCAGCCCATATGTGTATGATGATGCGTGGTGTCGGCAAGCAGGAATCGACTACGCGTACAGTTTCTTTTGTAGGTGATTTCAAAACCAATAAAGAAGAACGTCGTGAATTTCTGAGCGCAGTACCTGAAGCGTACTAA
- a CDS encoding cupin domain-containing protein: MSSIWLAGQGLTQSETTIDYPRSDRLVAGNPKRSTQSLYEHPNMNCGIWECEVGAWNIVFAENKQEFFTVIEGVVRLHNANKESYVEIKAGDAGVIPPGFVGTFEVVETVKKYFVVVEA; encoded by the coding sequence ATGTCATCGATTTGGTTAGCAGGTCAAGGTTTAACCCAGAGTGAAACCACGATTGATTATCCCCGCTCTGATCGCCTGGTTGCAGGCAATCCAAAACGCTCCACCCAAAGTTTATATGAACATCCCAATATGAACTGTGGCATCTGGGAATGTGAAGTCGGTGCCTGGAATATCGTATTTGCTGAGAATAAACAGGAATTCTTTACGGTAATTGAAGGCGTAGTTCGCCTGCATAACGCCAACAAAGAAAGTTATGTCGAAATCAAAGCGGGTGATGCTGGGGTTATTCCACCCGGTTTTGTGGGGACTTTTGAAGTGGTAGAAACCGTCAAAAAATATTTTGTTGTAGTTGAAGCCTAA